From Phyllopteryx taeniolatus isolate TA_2022b chromosome 18, UOR_Ptae_1.2, whole genome shotgun sequence, the proteins below share one genomic window:
- the LOC133468534 gene encoding terminal nucleotidyltransferase 5A-like produces the protein MGENADGGESVNLSVLDWEQVQRLDAILAGSIPIHGRWSFPTLEVKPRDIVKAVRGRMERAQIRVREVRLNGSAASYVLHEDSGLGWNDLDLIFCAELKGEKEFQMVKDLVLDCLLDLLPEEVNKEKITALTLKEAYVQKMVKVCNDSDRWSLISLYNNRGKNVELKFVDSLRRQFEFSVDSFQIRLDSLLLFYECSEHPMADAFHPTILGESVYGDFPAALDHLRKRLICTRSPEEIRGGGLLKYCHLLVRGFRAASDSEMKLLQRYMCSRFFIDFPDVGEQKRKLESYLQNHFVDLEGRKYDYLAVLYKVVQESTVCLMGYELRQTLGLISSLAWRALAEQNAIPNAANVTCFYQPAPYVSNCNFSNYYVAQVQPLFACPPSPPQHYIPPSQHPMHATWLSCN, from the exons ATGGGCGAGAATGCAGACGGAGGGGAGAGCGTCAACCTGAGCGTGCTCGACTGGGAGCAAGTGCAGCGGCTGGATGCCATCCTGGCCGGCTCCATCCCCATCCACGGCCGCTGGAGCTTCCCCACGCTGGAGGTGAAGCCGCGCGACATCGTCAAGGCGGTCCGCGGCCGCATGGAGCGAGCGCAGATCCGCGTGCGGGAGGTGCGGCTCAACGGCTCGGCGGCCAGCTACGTGCTGCACGAGGACAGCGGCCTGGGCTGGAACGACCTGGACCTCATCTTTTGCGCCGAGCTCAAGGGGGAGAAGGAGTTCCAGATGGTCAAAGACTTGGTGCTGGACTGCCTGCTGGACTTGTTGCCCGAGGAGGTCAACAAGGAGAAGATCACAGCCTTGACCCTAAAG GAGGCCTACGTGCAAAAGATGGTGAAGGTGTGTAACGACTCGGACCGCTGGAGCCTCATCTCGCTCTACAACAACCGCGGCAAGAACGTGGAGCTCAAGTTTGTGGACTCCCTGCGGCGACAGTTCGAGTTCAGCGTGGACTCCTTCCAGATCCGCCTGGACTCGCTGCTGCTCTTCTACGAGTGCTCGGAGCACCCGATGGCCGACGCCTTCCACCCCACCATCCTCGGCGAGAGCGTCTACGGCGATTTCCCCGCCGCCCTCGACCACCTGCGCAAGCGCCTCATCTGCACCAGGAGTCCCGAGGAGATCCGGGGCGGCGGCCTGCTCAAGTACTGCCACCTGCTGGTGCGCGGTTTCCGCGCGGCCTCCGACTCCGAGATGAAACTCTTGCAGCGCTACATGTGCTCGCGCTTCTTCATCGACTTCCCCGACGTGGGCGAGCAGAAGCGCAAGTTGGAGTCCTACCTGCAGAACCACTTTGTGGACCTGGAGGGCAGGAAGTATGACTACCTGGCCGTGCTGTACAAAGTGGTGCAGGAGAGCACCGTGTGCCTGATGGGCTACGAGCTGCGTCAGACACTAGGCCTCATCTCCTCGCTGGCGTGGCGAGCGCTGGCCGAGCAGAACGCCATCCCAAACGCCGCCAACGTCACCTGCTTTTACCAGCCCGCCCCGTACGTCTCCAACTGCAATTTCAGCAACTACTATGTGGCCCAGGTCCAGCCCCTCTTCGCCTGCCCGCCCTCGCCGCCCCAGCACTACATTCCTCCCTCGCAGCATCCCATGCACGCCACTTGGCTGTCCTGTAACTAG